Proteins from a single region of Aureibacter tunicatorum:
- the truB gene encoding tRNA pseudouridine(55) synthase TruB: MNFEEKDFSAGEVILIDKPKEWTSFDVVKKLRYLLKIKKIGHAGTLDPLATGLLILCTGKKTKSIESYQAQEKEYTGSMVIGKKTASHDLETEIEHVAEIDHISEEQILELTNKFTGVISQIPPQHSAIKVDGRRVYKSARKGKEVKIDPRDVTVSEFEITGINLPEIDFRIVCSKGTYIRSLVRDFGEELGVGAYMSSLRRTRIGEFKIEDAHQLDEYVQAYSNYISEVIDKNNTEEA, from the coding sequence ATGAATTTCGAAGAAAAAGATTTTAGTGCGGGTGAGGTCATTCTAATAGACAAGCCTAAAGAGTGGACGTCATTTGACGTAGTGAAGAAACTGAGATATCTTTTAAAAATAAAAAAAATTGGCCATGCGGGAACACTTGACCCGTTGGCCACTGGCTTGCTCATCCTTTGCACAGGTAAAAAAACCAAATCCATAGAATCCTATCAAGCACAAGAAAAAGAGTATACCGGAAGCATGGTTATAGGGAAGAAAACAGCTTCTCATGATTTGGAAACGGAAATTGAGCATGTAGCCGAAATAGATCATATTTCCGAAGAACAAATTCTAGAATTAACGAATAAATTCACCGGGGTTATCAGTCAAATTCCTCCTCAGCATTCAGCAATAAAAGTTGACGGCAGAAGAGTTTATAAAAGCGCTCGCAAAGGCAAAGAAGTAAAAATCGACCCAAGAGATGTAACCGTTTCAGAATTTGAAATAACTGGCATCAACTTGCCCGAAATTGACTTTCGCATAGTGTGTTCCAAAGGGACTTATATAAGGAGCCTTGTCAGAGATTTTGGCGAAGAATTGGGTGTAGGAGCCTATATGTCCTCTTTAAGAAGAACTCGCATTGGAGAATTCAAAATCGAAGACGCTCACCAACTGGATGAATATGTGCAAGCATACTCAAATTACATATCCGAAGTCATCGACAAGAACAACACTGAAGAAGCCTGA
- a CDS encoding alkaline phosphatase PhoX, giving the protein MKKIFTTLAFAALLAGSAKAQFVFPIELEGSYDNQGVKTVIMESNPLVGQVLFTGGVDQVVSNGQYDQDGNWVLNADWEANSIIADAKQWHDFIGFTPDNESSDLGWVTINHERVDQNDQLGDGGGMTVFKVKRADDGTLEIVEQTLDGFGTGDFFNVDFAGTVGETGMNCGGINSADGRIWTAEEWWRNSAESIADGLRNTEFTIGEGWDESSPYYGETIEMYQNLNYMVEVDPRSAKAIRKQYNWGKFPFEGGAVMPDNKTVYMGADASAGTFTKFVADTPNDFTKGTLYAYKHDNEGDKWIELDVSTIDGAINAYKNALDNGASMFRRLEWVVEIGGKIYMTETGRDGIGSAYTDHPNAVLNPHIFDEVRERHPEMAGKPDEVVESFIRDEDGFADYYGRVLEYNPETQTVKTFLKGGPYFAQEEVAAEDYPSKHLSNPDGLTVLTVRNKNFMIIQEDLNGSSHGRVPAGAAARTCEMWLLDMDIVNPTIDDLHRIAVVPNGAEVTGARATSDGNTLMFNAQHPSADTESNGNSFTYAISGWKEVVQGLTAIDDAKREGVSVYPNPVSRWLNLSEVTDVAIYSQSGQRLKVERNTKKIDVSDLTPGLYILKTAKGETVKVIVK; this is encoded by the coding sequence ATGAAAAAAATTTTTACTACACTAGCTTTTGCCGCTTTGTTGGCAGGTTCTGCAAAAGCTCAATTTGTTTTTCCTATTGAACTTGAAGGCTCTTACGACAATCAGGGTGTTAAGACAGTTATAATGGAGTCGAATCCTTTGGTAGGTCAAGTTCTTTTTACCGGTGGAGTTGATCAGGTGGTTTCCAATGGCCAATATGACCAAGATGGGAATTGGGTTTTAAATGCTGACTGGGAAGCAAACTCTATTATCGCAGATGCTAAGCAATGGCATGATTTCATCGGTTTTACTCCTGATAATGAATCAAGTGACTTAGGTTGGGTGACGATTAACCATGAGAGAGTTGATCAGAATGACCAACTTGGAGATGGAGGAGGAATGACTGTTTTTAAAGTGAAGCGCGCAGATGACGGTACTTTGGAAATTGTTGAGCAAACTCTTGATGGATTTGGAACTGGAGACTTTTTTAATGTTGACTTTGCGGGAACGGTAGGCGAAACAGGTATGAACTGTGGAGGTATCAATAGTGCTGATGGCAGAATATGGACTGCTGAGGAGTGGTGGAGAAATTCGGCTGAAAGTATAGCGGATGGCTTGAGAAATACAGAATTTACCATTGGAGAAGGTTGGGATGAAAGTTCTCCTTATTATGGTGAGACTATTGAAATGTATCAAAACCTAAACTATATGGTTGAGGTTGATCCAAGATCGGCTAAAGCCATCAGGAAGCAATATAACTGGGGTAAATTTCCTTTCGAAGGAGGAGCGGTGATGCCTGATAATAAAACAGTTTATATGGGAGCTGATGCGTCTGCTGGAACTTTTACTAAATTTGTTGCGGACACTCCAAATGATTTCACAAAAGGTACATTATATGCTTATAAGCATGATAACGAGGGTGATAAGTGGATTGAGTTAGATGTTTCTACAATTGACGGAGCTATAAATGCATATAAAAATGCTTTGGATAATGGAGCTTCAATGTTTAGAAGATTGGAGTGGGTAGTTGAGATCGGAGGAAAGATTTACATGACGGAAACTGGTAGAGATGGAATTGGTTCTGCATATACTGATCACCCGAATGCTGTTTTAAACCCTCATATTTTCGATGAAGTTAGAGAAAGACATCCGGAAATGGCAGGTAAGCCTGATGAAGTTGTTGAAAGCTTCATAAGAGATGAAGACGGTTTTGCTGATTACTATGGTAGAGTTTTGGAATACAATCCTGAAACGCAAACGGTAAAAACATTTTTGAAAGGAGGCCCATATTTCGCGCAAGAAGAAGTAGCAGCTGAAGATTATCCTTCAAAACATCTATCAAACCCTGATGGATTGACTGTATTGACGGTAAGAAATAAAAACTTCATGATCATTCAAGAAGATTTGAATGGATCAAGTCATGGTAGAGTTCCTGCAGGAGCAGCTGCTAGAACTTGTGAAATGTGGCTGTTGGATATGGATATTGTAAATCCTACAATTGATGACTTGCATAGAATTGCGGTGGTTCCAAATGGCGCAGAAGTTACAGGTGCAAGAGCTACATCGGATGGAAATACTTTGATGTTCAATGCTCAACACCCAAGCGCTGATACTGAGTCGAATGGAAATTCATTTACGTATGCAATTTCTGGATGGAAAGAAGTAGTACAAGGTTTGACAGCAATTGATGATGCTAAGAGAGAAGGGGTTTCTGTATATCCAAATCCTGTGTCACGATGGTTGAATCTTTCTGAAGTAACTGATGTAGCGATCTATAGCCAGTCAGGACAGAGATTGAAAGTTGAGAGAAATACTAAAAAAATAGATGTTTCTGATTTGACTCCTGGACTTTATATCTTGAAGACTGCGAAAGGCGAGACTGTAAAAGTAATTGTTAAGTAA
- a CDS encoding cytochrome-c peroxidase codes for MRRIMKFVIFSFIYLFGAGLDDSMAQKQAYNCEKVAELYRDDLSKFEKAVNDFHKSIDLMENTLLVKEKLKNMRLAYKRFEFLFSNIDPEMATKYFNGAPLPKLNSSDPSLYIIEPEGLQVLEELVYEDEINYSKTLKLAKKLQRKTEELMVYQSRKYITDHLVFDGVRLGLIRLNAFGITGFDSPSLEYSISESKETVVSISRAINIYLPTIAEKDPDLARRIRSSFIGLEATFENVFFDDYDRLSALKDYINPLYSDLLIAQKLLQIETIYETIPLHTSLPLNYNSINIFSENFLNKYHYAKLRESEDNNDQKKLGKMLFFDPALSGNNQRSCASCHNPSKGFSDGNKKSLAMDFNGTVPRNSPTLLNSIYSDRFFHDLRALKLEDQFEHVIFSDKEFDTSYKEIVSKLNESKEYKELFAETFDMPKDEAVSSSTIQQAIASYVVSLSSLNSDFDKFIRGERDQISESVKLGYNIFTGKGKCATCHFAPIFNGLVPPYFKENESEILGVPVAIDNPEIDPDLGRAMGVLKERTEIYEHSFKTPTVRNAELTGPYMHNGVYSTLEEVVDFYNNGGGVGMGMDLPRQTLPSDSLHLSEIEQEALVDFIKSLTDTVGMNAVPSYLPKFENSPELNARTIGGDY; via the coding sequence ATGAGAAGAATAATGAAATTTGTGATTTTTAGCTTCATATATTTATTTGGAGCAGGGTTGGATGACAGTATGGCTCAAAAGCAAGCGTATAATTGCGAAAAAGTAGCTGAGCTGTACAGAGATGATTTGTCAAAGTTTGAAAAAGCGGTCAATGATTTTCATAAGTCAATTGATTTGATGGAAAATACTCTCTTGGTTAAAGAAAAGCTAAAGAATATGAGATTAGCATATAAGAGGTTTGAATTCTTGTTTTCAAATATTGACCCTGAGATGGCAACAAAATATTTCAACGGAGCACCATTGCCGAAACTAAACTCTAGCGATCCTTCATTATATATTATTGAGCCAGAAGGTTTACAGGTTTTGGAAGAATTAGTATATGAAGATGAAATAAATTATTCTAAGACTTTGAAATTAGCAAAGAAACTTCAGCGAAAAACCGAGGAGTTGATGGTTTATCAAAGCAGAAAGTATATAACTGATCACTTGGTGTTTGATGGAGTTCGGTTGGGTTTGATACGATTGAATGCATTTGGAATCACAGGTTTTGACTCTCCAAGTTTAGAGTATTCTATCTCTGAGTCGAAAGAAACGGTTGTTTCAATTTCACGGGCGATTAATATTTATTTGCCAACTATAGCTGAGAAAGATCCAGATCTTGCAAGGCGAATAAGATCTTCATTTATTGGATTAGAGGCTACATTTGAGAATGTTTTTTTTGATGATTATGATAGATTGTCTGCTCTAAAGGACTATATCAACCCATTATATAGCGATTTATTAATCGCTCAAAAATTATTGCAGATTGAAACTATCTATGAGACAATTCCACTCCATACAAGCTTGCCGCTTAATTACAACTCAATTAATATTTTCTCAGAGAATTTTTTGAATAAATATCATTATGCAAAATTGAGAGAGTCGGAAGATAATAATGATCAAAAGAAGCTAGGTAAAATGCTGTTCTTTGACCCAGCGCTTTCCGGGAATAATCAGAGATCATGCGCTTCATGCCATAATCCTTCTAAAGGATTTTCTGATGGCAATAAAAAGAGCTTGGCTATGGATTTTAACGGAACAGTGCCGAGGAACTCTCCAACTTTGCTTAATTCAATTTATTCTGATCGTTTTTTTCATGATTTGAGAGCTTTGAAGCTTGAAGACCAGTTTGAGCATGTGATTTTTAGTGATAAGGAATTTGATACTTCTTATAAAGAGATTGTGAGTAAATTGAATGAGAGCAAAGAGTATAAGGAATTATTTGCTGAAACGTTTGATATGCCAAAGGATGAAGCAGTATCTTCAAGTACGATTCAGCAAGCTATTGCATCGTATGTGGTTTCTCTTTCGAGTTTGAACAGTGATTTCGATAAATTTATTAGAGGAGAAAGAGACCAAATTAGCGAGAGCGTAAAATTGGGATATAATATTTTTACAGGGAAAGGAAAATGTGCGACTTGCCATTTTGCGCCTATTTTTAATGGTCTAGTTCCTCCATATTTTAAAGAGAATGAATCGGAGATATTAGGAGTGCCAGTCGCTATTGATAATCCTGAGATCGACCCTGATTTAGGTAGGGCGATGGGAGTGTTAAAAGAAAGAACGGAAATTTATGAGCATTCTTTCAAAACTCCGACTGTAAGAAATGCTGAACTAACAGGCCCTTATATGCATAATGGTGTGTACTCTACTTTGGAAGAAGTTGTTGATTTTTATAATAATGGAGGTGGTGTTGGCATGGGGATGGACTTGCCGAGACAAACATTGCCTTCAGACAGTTTGCATTTGTCTGAGATTGAACAAGAAGCGTTGGTGGACTTTATCAAGTCGCTAACAGATACAGTCGGCATGAATGCGGTTCCATCATATTTGCCAAAGTTTGAGAATTCTCCTGAATTGAATGCCAGAACTATTGGAGGCGATTATTAA
- a CDS encoding undecaprenyl-diphosphate phosphatase — translation MESIIKAIILGIIQGLTEFLPVSSSGHLEIAKELLNVSDETSLRFTVIVHGGTVLSTIFVFYKEILNILKGAFQFKWNSQTQYIFKIAISMIPIFVVGIFFKDTIEEFFFGDLTKVGIALLFTAGLLAFTYYAKNKEKDVSYLDAFVIGISQAIAVIPGISRSGSTIATALILGVKKEVATQFSFLMVLVPIIGANLLDIIKSSGEAASEVGGFSNAGLLAGFIASFVTGVLACKLMINIVKKGKLIYFAIYCGIVGTIAIVSSLV, via the coding sequence ATGGAAAGTATTATTAAAGCAATTATCCTTGGAATCATTCAGGGACTAACAGAGTTTTTGCCTGTTTCCAGCAGCGGACATCTGGAAATCGCAAAAGAATTATTAAACGTGTCCGATGAAACTAGTTTGAGGTTCACAGTAATAGTCCATGGAGGCACAGTGCTCTCGACTATTTTCGTTTTTTACAAAGAAATACTCAACATCTTAAAGGGAGCATTTCAATTCAAATGGAATAGCCAAACCCAATACATTTTCAAAATAGCCATCTCGATGATTCCTATATTTGTTGTAGGAATTTTCTTTAAAGATACTATTGAGGAGTTCTTTTTTGGCGATTTAACTAAAGTTGGAATCGCTTTGCTCTTTACTGCAGGCCTTCTCGCATTTACATATTATGCCAAAAACAAAGAAAAGGACGTCAGCTATTTGGACGCATTTGTCATAGGCATAAGCCAAGCTATAGCTGTTATTCCCGGCATATCTAGGTCAGGATCAACTATCGCAACCGCATTGATACTAGGTGTTAAAAAAGAAGTTGCCACCCAGTTTTCATTTCTAATGGTATTAGTTCCAATCATCGGAGCCAATTTACTTGACATCATAAAATCTTCAGGCGAAGCGGCAAGCGAAGTTGGAGGCTTTTCCAACGCAGGACTCTTAGCAGGCTTTATAGCTTCCTTCGTTACAGGGGTTTTAGCATGCAAATTGATGATTAACATCGTAAAGAAAGGGAAGTTAATTTATTTTGCCATATATTGCGGCATTGTTGGCACTATTGCCATCGTAAGCAGTTTAGTATAA
- the truA gene encoding tRNA pseudouridine(38-40) synthase TruA, translated as MKKKWHCYLIRVQYLGFRYHGWQRQPGVKTIQSMLEKTIRFVLQREDFKILGASRTDAMVSANSACFELFAREEIELDPFFQGMKSNLPHDIDILSAKPISDKFNIIQDSSEKEYVYLFSYGNKNNAFAAPFMTYKLANLNIEKMKEAAILFEGNHDFRRYCIKPSEETVFSRTINHCRIEVNTLLTANFFPEKSYMLRIKGRGFLRNQVRLIMGALFEVGLGNLSLEEIKDSLSSKEISPICHVAPASGLMLNKIDFDNLNNDY; from the coding sequence ATGAAAAAAAAATGGCATTGTTATCTAATTAGAGTTCAATACTTGGGATTTAGATATCATGGTTGGCAAAGACAACCTGGAGTTAAGACAATACAATCCATGTTGGAAAAAACCATCCGATTTGTACTTCAAAGAGAGGATTTTAAAATTTTAGGAGCTAGCCGAACAGACGCTATGGTATCCGCAAACAGTGCTTGCTTTGAACTCTTCGCAAGAGAGGAGATTGAATTAGATCCTTTTTTTCAAGGCATGAAATCAAATCTGCCACATGATATTGATATATTATCTGCTAAGCCAATTAGCGATAAGTTCAATATTATACAAGACTCATCTGAAAAAGAATATGTTTATTTGTTCTCCTACGGCAATAAAAATAACGCATTCGCCGCGCCATTTATGACATATAAGCTAGCAAATCTTAACATTGAAAAAATGAAAGAAGCGGCTATTTTATTTGAAGGGAATCATGACTTCAGGCGCTACTGCATCAAGCCCTCTGAGGAAACTGTATTTTCTAGAACCATCAATCATTGCAGAATAGAAGTCAACACTCTTCTAACTGCTAATTTTTTCCCTGAGAAAAGTTATATGCTAAGAATCAAAGGCAGAGGTTTTTTAAGAAATCAAGTGAGATTGATCATGGGAGCTTTGTTTGAAGTAGGTTTGGGAAATCTATCGTTAGAAGAAATAAAAGACTCACTAAGTTCTAAAGAAATCAGTCCCATATGCCATGTAGCTCCAGCATCAGGACTGATGCTTAATAAAATCGACTTTGATAATCTTAATAATGATTATTAA
- a CDS encoding bifunctional riboflavin kinase/FAD synthetase, which produces MKIYNAFDNFRIPNCPVVTSGSFDGVHEGHKKIISRLKDIAKDNHGETVLITFWPHPRLVLEHDHKLKLLSTFDEKLKLLEASGIDHLIKVPFTKEFASLSSAEFIQKILIDKIGTQKLVIGYDHRFGKNREGSFEFLKQHAHLYPFDIEEISRHDIDDVGLSSSKIRRLLDSGNVNKAKKYLGRPYEINGTVIHGNKIGRSIGFPTANINIAEDYKLVPLNGVYSVEIIINRDDKVYKGMMNIGNRPTIDNHPSIEVNIFDFEQNIYNKHIQINFIDRIRDEIKFNNIDELKNQLAKDKIVALSSF; this is translated from the coding sequence ATGAAAATATACAACGCTTTTGACAATTTTCGTATTCCTAACTGCCCTGTTGTCACTAGTGGCAGTTTTGACGGTGTGCATGAAGGTCATAAAAAGATCATTTCCAGACTCAAAGACATTGCTAAAGACAATCATGGCGAGACAGTATTAATTACTTTCTGGCCTCACCCCCGTCTTGTGCTTGAGCATGATCACAAACTCAAACTATTGAGTACTTTCGATGAAAAATTAAAATTGTTGGAAGCTTCAGGAATCGATCATCTGATTAAAGTGCCATTTACCAAAGAGTTTGCCAGCTTGAGCTCCGCCGAGTTCATACAAAAAATTCTAATAGACAAAATCGGCACCCAAAAATTAGTTATTGGCTACGATCATAGGTTTGGAAAAAATAGAGAAGGAAGTTTTGAGTTTTTGAAGCAACATGCACATCTTTACCCCTTTGATATAGAAGAAATCTCACGTCATGACATAGACGATGTGGGATTAAGCTCTTCCAAAATCAGAAGATTGCTTGATTCGGGAAATGTCAATAAAGCGAAAAAATACTTAGGCAGGCCTTACGAAATCAATGGAACGGTAATTCATGGCAATAAAATTGGTCGATCAATCGGTTTTCCGACCGCCAATATCAATATCGCTGAAGATTACAAATTAGTTCCTCTGAATGGAGTTTATTCTGTTGAAATCATTATTAACAGAGATGACAAAGTTTACAAAGGCATGATGAATATAGGCAATAGGCCGACCATAGACAATCATCCAAGCATAGAAGTGAACATCTTTGATTTTGAGCAAAATATCTATAATAAACATATCCAAATCAATTTCATCGACAGAATCAGAGATGAAATTAAATTCAACAATATAGATGAATTGAAAAATCAGTTGGCTAAAGACAAAATTGTCGCCCTATCCTCTTTTTAA
- a CDS encoding DUF3098 domain-containing protein, protein MEKNKNLAFDKTNYIWMLIGIATFIIGLVIMTMDTEDYGFGFFGITLGPIVIIASFILQFYTIFKKSKK, encoded by the coding sequence ATGGAAAAAAATAAAAATTTAGCATTTGACAAAACCAATTACATCTGGATGTTGATTGGAATTGCTACCTTCATCATTGGCTTGGTTATCATGACCATGGATACTGAAGATTATGGTTTCGGATTCTTTGGAATTACCTTAGGCCCCATTGTAATCATCGCTAGCTTCATTTTACAATTTTATACCATTTTCAAAAAATCTAAAAAGTAA
- the porU gene encoding type IX secretion system sortase PorU: MNKALIYCFLALIGFHNSVFSQSLLKDGDIYRISVEVEGIYKLTHGDLTSYGIDLKNESIHNISLLSNGGSMLPQLNSIERQNELYPLSVEFEGIIDGKWTENSSLIFYVEPLETISYNQSKDAFEIENYIYDNKNYVFLKIGGESSYTPIQVENSNSVTSTIIETTRAYVHYEEDSDYIIGSGREWYQKTFYKESHFDVSLNVEGIVRGSRAVLSSEIASKSKESSTVYSHAVNGVNVGEYTVGQATSLAYGDKAKSNSGEFEFLVQNSNSSLRIDVDYKGDLSKPNGYLNYLTLTFDQYIGCYEGQSTFMFQDDMPSLVKIKNPSTNLQVWDVTGHQAIKLPYDNENGTFHRSSSTRKIAIFDKTRYLSISNIEEIENQNLYKKENIEYIIITHKDFADGADHLASFHEAHNNISAKVFYVDEIYNDFSGGRVDVVAIRDFLRYHNRTNDYLKYVLMLGKASFDYQDQSNGVNKSIVPTYESRESFHNITSYASDDFYVLLEDHEGEWRERQINQYETLDLAIGRLPVSNNQQVVDYLEKMTNYVTGPGSQGSWKRNFTFVADEGDDNKHEEQSTALADAIQQNVDGAVVNRMLLKDYSRDDANPTMRQYINSGTLFLDYIGHGGETSWAAKNVFNIKDLEEWDNENNLPIIVAGTCKFATYDNPWKVGGSGAEQVVMKEKTGAIAAVSSSRSAYSSTSYAMSKSLYDILIQNYGVDGFRLGDLFKLTKNQNNAMVNARSFVLIGDPAISFSLPEFNVNVETLDGQAVDAEVSVKESQIYTIRGSVLNNNTILNSFDGNVELKIFSEDGNTLLSNTSGVIENGLFAVQFLLSETGLPNGEVLKLKFYANSEDGKEAVGSIDLNYESASSPDLKDEEPPLVVADILEINKEEEYVLFRVSITDNVSIQSGDSETDYLRLEIVRNDEVEELSLVKHYVSEGINKGYIEYKAFYVEEYFEENRIFQFFAYDMGGNEGAQTVIVKPEMVLKDVELKFIVDFSINRNDSKKSFLNIYSPDTSELTLEYTLFDLTGKKIESNEVVLNGENLNNKFYFDDLIKSHLRNGIYVFKAVVTTQSSGNQIIKSSKLIINQ, encoded by the coding sequence ATGAATAAAGCACTGATTTATTGCTTTTTAGCATTAATTGGATTTCATAATTCAGTATTTTCTCAGTCACTTTTAAAAGATGGTGACATTTATCGAATTTCAGTTGAAGTAGAAGGGATTTACAAACTTACTCATGGAGACTTAACGAGTTATGGAATTGATTTGAAGAACGAATCAATACATAATATAAGTCTACTATCGAATGGAGGCAGTATGTTGCCGCAGTTGAACTCAATTGAAAGACAAAATGAGTTATATCCTTTGTCTGTAGAATTTGAAGGTATAATTGATGGTAAATGGACAGAAAATAGCTCATTAATTTTTTATGTAGAGCCTTTGGAGACTATTTCTTATAATCAAAGCAAGGATGCTTTTGAAATTGAAAACTATATTTATGATAATAAGAACTATGTGTTCTTGAAGATTGGAGGTGAATCTTCATATACACCTATACAAGTAGAAAATTCAAATAGCGTCACATCTACAATTATAGAAACTACAAGAGCTTATGTGCATTATGAAGAAGATTCGGATTACATTATAGGCTCAGGTAGAGAATGGTATCAAAAAACGTTTTATAAAGAAAGCCATTTCGACGTAAGTTTAAATGTGGAAGGAATTGTTAGGGGAAGCAGGGCTGTTTTGTCTTCTGAAATAGCAAGCAAGAGTAAAGAATCATCAACTGTATACTCGCACGCTGTCAATGGGGTTAATGTAGGGGAGTATACAGTAGGACAGGCAACTTCTTTAGCTTATGGAGATAAAGCAAAATCAAATTCAGGTGAATTTGAATTTTTAGTTCAAAACTCAAATTCATCTTTAAGAATAGATGTAGATTATAAAGGTGACTTATCAAAGCCTAACGGTTATCTGAATTATCTTACTTTGACATTTGATCAATATATCGGATGTTATGAAGGTCAATCGACTTTCATGTTTCAAGATGATATGCCTTCATTAGTGAAAATCAAAAATCCTTCTACGAATTTGCAAGTATGGGACGTTACAGGACATCAAGCCATAAAATTGCCTTATGATAATGAAAACGGAACCTTTCATAGAAGTAGCTCAACGAGGAAAATTGCAATTTTTGATAAAACGCGTTATTTAAGTATTTCGAATATTGAGGAAATTGAGAATCAAAATCTATATAAAAAAGAAAATATAGAATATATTATAATTACTCATAAAGATTTTGCTGATGGAGCTGATCATTTGGCCTCTTTTCATGAAGCTCATAATAACATTTCTGCGAAAGTATTTTATGTTGATGAAATTTACAATGATTTTTCCGGGGGGAGAGTAGATGTTGTGGCAATAAGAGATTTTTTAAGATATCATAATAGAACAAATGATTACTTGAAATATGTTTTGATGTTAGGTAAGGCTTCATTTGATTATCAGGATCAGTCTAATGGGGTGAATAAAAGTATTGTGCCGACTTATGAGTCAAGAGAGTCGTTTCATAATATAACAAGTTACGCATCCGATGATTTTTATGTCTTGTTAGAAGATCACGAAGGAGAATGGAGAGAAAGGCAAATAAATCAGTATGAAACATTGGATTTGGCAATTGGTCGTCTGCCAGTTAGTAATAATCAGCAAGTGGTGGATTACTTGGAAAAGATGACAAATTATGTGACAGGCCCTGGTTCTCAAGGTAGTTGGAAGAGAAATTTCACATTTGTCGCGGATGAAGGTGATGACAATAAGCATGAGGAGCAGTCTACAGCTTTAGCGGATGCGATTCAGCAAAATGTGGATGGGGCGGTAGTGAATAGGATGCTTTTGAAGGATTACTCACGAGATGATGCTAATCCAACGATGAGGCAATATATTAATTCCGGAACTTTGTTTTTGGATTATATCGGACATGGAGGTGAGACTTCTTGGGCAGCTAAGAATGTGTTTAATATTAAAGATCTGGAAGAGTGGGATAATGAGAATAATCTTCCAATTATTGTAGCTGGAACATGTAAGTTTGCTACATATGATAACCCTTGGAAAGTTGGAGGTTCGGGAGCTGAACAAGTTGTTATGAAAGAGAAAACAGGAGCTATTGCGGCAGTGAGTAGTTCCAGGTCGGCATATAGTTCAACAAGTTACGCCATGAGCAAATCATTGTATGATATTTTGATTCAGAATTATGGCGTTGATGGGTTTAGATTGGGAGACTTATTTAAGCTTACTAAGAATCAGAATAATGCAATGGTTAATGCAAGAAGCTTTGTGTTGATTGGTGATCCGGCTATTTCATTTTCATTGCCTGAGTTTAATGTCAATGTAGAAACTTTGGACGGTCAGGCTGTGGATGCCGAGGTTAGTGTTAAAGAAAGTCAAATATATACGATTCGTGGAAGTGTATTGAATAACAATACTATTTTGAATTCTTTCGATGGAAATGTTGAATTAAAAATTTTCTCAGAAGATGGGAATACTTTGCTATCAAATACTTCTGGAGTTATTGAGAATGGTTTGTTTGCTGTTCAATTTTTGCTTTCCGAGACTGGGTTGCCAAATGGAGAAGTTTTAAAATTGAAATTTTACGCTAACTCAGAAGATGGAAAAGAGGCTGTGGGAAGCATTGACTTGAATTATGAAAGTGCGAGTTCTCCTGATTTGAAAGATGAGGAGCCTCCTTTGGTTGTCGCAGATATATTAGAAATTAATAAAGAGGAAGAATATGTTTTATTCCGAGTGAGTATTACTGATAATGTCAGTATACAGTCGGGTGACTCGGAGACAGATTATTTAAGATTGGAAATTGTCAGGAATGATGAAGTGGAAGAGTTGTCGTTGGTGAAACATTATGTTAGTGAGGGGATAAATAAGGGATATATAGAATATAAAGCATTTTATGTAGAGGAATACTTTGAGGAAAATAGAATATTTCAGTTTTTCGCTTATGATATGGGCGGGAATGAGGGGGCCCAAACTGTTATTGTGAAACCTGAAATGGTACTTAAAGATGTTGAATTAAAATTTATAGTTGATTTTTCGATTAATAGAAATGATTCAAAAAAGAGCTTTTTGAATATATATTCGCCTGATACATCTGAGTTGACACTGGAATATACATTATTTGATTTGACAGGAAAAAAAATAGAGTCGAATGAGGTTGTTTTAAATGGAGAGAACTTGAATAACAAATTTTATTTTGATGACTTAATTAAATCTCACCTTAGAAATGGAATATATGTGTTTAAAGCAGTGGTAACAACGCAGAGTTCTGGTAATCAAATAATTAAGTCAAGTAAATTAATAATCAATCAATAG